The following proteins come from a genomic window of Populus alba chromosome 12, ASM523922v2, whole genome shotgun sequence:
- the LOC118049065 gene encoding peptidyl-tRNA hydrolase, mitochondrial codes for MKLGSTAVVVTSSSVATLGFPKNYYNKPSWFGQLLKTNMFPHNFPILSSSSSSASISTTTEDSSDAVAAAKPKQQQPWLIVGLGNPGKKYHSTRHNVGFQMVDALADAEGISISGVSLKALFGKGFIGNVPVMFAKPQTFMNASGESVGAIVSYYKIPLKQVLLIYDDLDLPFAKLRLLPKGGHGGHNGMKSVINHFKGNRDFPRLRIGIGRPPGKMDTANFVLRPFTKQEHEELDFMFQQGIEAVRILLLEGLNKSATFVNSTKSMEQLG; via the exons aTGAAACTGGGTAGTACAGCAGTGGTAGTAACATCATCATCAGTTGCCACATTAGGGTTTCCAAAGAATTATTACAACAAACCATCTTGGTTTGGTCAATTATTAAAAACCAACATGTTTCCTCACAATTTCCCaattctctcttcctcttcttcttcagcATCCATCTCCACCACCACGGAGGATTCCAGTGATGCAGTTGCAGCGGCTAAGCCAAAACAACAGCAACCTTGGCTCATTGTTGGCCTCGGCAATCCTGGCAAAAAATATCACTCCACTCGCCATAAC GTGGGATTTCAGATGGTGGATGCTTTGGCTGATGCTGAGGGCATATCTATCTCTGGTGTTTCTCTTAAAGCCCTCTTTGGTAAAG GATTTATTGGAAATGTTCCAGTGATGTTTGCCAAGCCCCAGACTTTTATGAATGCAAGTGGTGAGTCT GTTGGAGCCATTGTATCGTATTACAAGATTCCTTTGAAGCAAGTACTTTTG ATTTATGATGACCTGGATCTGCCTTTTGCCAAATTGAGACTATTGCCGAAAGGTGGACATGGAGGACATAATGg GATGAAGAGTGTTATTAATCACTTCAAAGGAAACCGTGATTTTCCTCGTTTAAGAATTG GCATTGGACGGCCTCCTGGAAAAATGGATACTGCTAACTTTGTTCTCCGTCCTTTCACTAAACAAGAACATGAAGAG ttggattttatgtttcaacaaggcataGAAGCTGTGCGGATTCTTTTACTCGAGGGGTTGAATAAAAGTGCTACTTTTGTCAACAGTACTAAATCTATGGAGCAACTTGGTTAA